A genomic stretch from Candidatus Brocadiaceae bacterium includes:
- the hemA gene encoding glutamyl-tRNA reductase, which translates to MNIFVVGLNHKSAPVEIREKLAFNANTITSALSLLLQKHKKVEAVILSTCNRVEMYISSLDSTVGAEDIFSFLSEFHGIELESFTPYLYNYSDERAVNHLFFVTSSLDSMVLGESQILSQVKEAYTTATMQEATGKILNQLFQQALNVAKLVHTKSSIGRKKVSISSVAVEFAEKIFQDFVGKMVLVVGAGEMCELLLKHLYEEGARTFIVANRTFERALAIADSVQGQAIKYELIGEYLVKADIIITSTSAPHYVIHADQVKEAIRHRRGNPMFLIDIAVPRDIDPKVGKVDNVYLYNIDDLQSVVSQNIDERTREVEKCTAIVEEEVEHFMAKLEEMKIEPAITLLRDRFHTIGKDELNRLKPKLKNIETQEWEQVVYTMERTINKLLHHPAKVAKQEAKNGGGYRYVETIKKLFGIFHHSDHT; encoded by the coding sequence ATGAACATATTTGTTGTAGGGCTTAATCATAAATCGGCGCCGGTAGAAATACGCGAAAAACTGGCATTTAATGCGAATACCATTACTTCAGCCTTGTCCCTTTTACTCCAAAAGCACAAGAAAGTGGAGGCTGTTATCCTGTCCACCTGCAATCGTGTGGAAATGTATATATCTTCATTGGATAGTACTGTTGGTGCAGAAGACATATTTTCATTTCTCTCCGAGTTCCACGGTATTGAGTTGGAGAGCTTTACTCCTTACCTGTATAACTATTCCGATGAACGGGCGGTAAATCATCTTTTTTTTGTTACCTCCAGTTTAGATTCCATGGTGTTGGGAGAATCTCAAATCTTATCGCAGGTCAAAGAAGCATACACGACCGCCACCATGCAAGAGGCCACAGGAAAGATTTTAAACCAACTGTTTCAACAGGCGCTTAATGTGGCAAAGCTTGTGCATACGAAAAGTTCAATTGGAAGGAAAAAGGTTTCCATTAGTTCTGTCGCCGTAGAATTTGCCGAAAAAATATTCCAGGACTTCGTTGGAAAGATGGTGCTTGTAGTAGGCGCGGGAGAAATGTGTGAACTCCTGCTGAAACATCTCTATGAGGAAGGAGCCAGAACCTTTATTGTTGCAAACCGTACCTTTGAACGAGCGCTGGCTATTGCTGATTCCGTTCAAGGCCAAGCAATTAAATACGAGCTGATTGGTGAATATCTTGTAAAGGCCGACATAATTATTACCTCAACTTCCGCCCCCCATTACGTCATCCATGCCGATCAAGTAAAAGAAGCCATCAGACATCGAAGAGGCAATCCCATGTTTCTTATCGATATTGCGGTTCCCCGGGACATTGATCCCAAAGTCGGCAAGGTAGATAATGTTTATCTCTATAACATCGATGACCTCCAGTCTGTAGTTAGCCAGAATATTGACGAACGAACCAGGGAAGTAGAAAAATGCACCGCTATCGTTGAAGAAGAGGTAGAGCATTTCATGGCGAAGCTGGAGGAAATGAAAATAGAGCCTGCAATTACTCTCTTGCGGGATCGCTTTCATACCATAGGAAAGGATGAGTTAAACCGCTTAAAACCCAAATTAAAAAACATTGAGACTCAAGAATGGGAGCAGGTTGTATATACTATGGAACGAACCATCAACAAACTCCTTCATCATCCCGCAAAAGTGGCAAAACAAGAAGCAAAAAACGGCGGCGGATACCGGTACGTTGAAACGATAAAAAAATTATTTGGAATTTTTCATCATTCAGACCATACATAA
- a CDS encoding cytochrome c biogenesis protein → MIILAHIPFIIVIILYFISSIWSIGFIVKPHVFNKKLTKWAMIMGFLVHSGFLIFLGIESNNIPITNVYESFVALLWCVLFVYIILDYLYKLPSLDTFLLPLITILSIWALTFDGQNLFITVSLSNFWLVAHIIPIFIGYAAFTVSFSLSVMYLTQQRQLKHKFFGSLFNKLPSLEGIDKLMWKTISFGFPLLTLGLVFGTFWVKTQNILGEMWYLDSKVILGLATWLVYAALLHMRLVASFHGTKIACLTIAGFCLVLLTFIGTFFLGSKHAFQKVSKQTHSETVTIQKALQT, encoded by the coding sequence ATGATTATCCTGGCACATATACCATTTATAATAGTAATTATCCTCTATTTTATTTCTTCCATTTGGTCGATAGGGTTTATTGTTAAACCCCATGTTTTTAACAAGAAACTAACCAAGTGGGCGATGATTATGGGATTTTTAGTCCATAGCGGCTTTTTAATTTTCCTCGGAATTGAGTCTAATAATATACCCATAACAAATGTATACGAATCCTTTGTTGCCTTACTTTGGTGTGTGTTGTTTGTATACATAATTTTAGATTATCTGTATAAGTTGCCATCTCTCGATACTTTTTTGTTGCCCCTCATAACCATTCTGTCCATATGGGCGCTTACCTTTGACGGACAAAATCTTTTCATCACGGTCAGCCTCTCTAATTTTTGGCTGGTGGCGCACATAATACCTATATTTATCGGATACGCAGCGTTTACCGTATCCTTCAGTTTAAGTGTAATGTATCTGACTCAACAAAGACAGTTAAAACACAAATTTTTCGGTTCTCTTTTTAATAAGTTGCCTTCGCTGGAAGGAATTGACAAACTTATGTGGAAGACAATCTCTTTCGGCTTCCCACTCCTCACTCTGGGACTGGTATTTGGCACATTTTGGGTAAAAACACAAAATATTTTAGGTGAAATGTGGTACCTGGACTCCAAGGTGATCCTTGGCCTGGCTACCTGGTTAGTTTATGCGGCCCTCCTGCATATGCGACTTGTTGCTTCTTTTCATGGAACAAAGATTGCCTGTCTAACCATCGCAGGATTTTGCCTTGTGTTATTAACATTTATAGGGACTTTCTTTCTTGGGTCAAAACATGCCTTTCAGAAGGTAAGCAAGCAGACACACAGTGAAACGGTAACCATTCAAAAAGCATTGCAGACCTAA
- a CDS encoding DUF1858 domain-containing protein, with protein sequence MTEGEFKITKKTSIGDVIKRYPEAEPVIKKYFGAGCFTCPGSKTEDIAFGATMHNVDPEVIIQELNEIIGKKNE encoded by the coding sequence ATGACAGAAGGTGAATTCAAGATAACAAAAAAAACCAGTATTGGTGATGTCATAAAACGGTATCCCGAAGCGGAACCTGTTATAAAAAAATATTTTGGCGCTGGTTGTTTCACCTGCCCGGGTTCAAAGACAGAGGACATAGCATTTGGCGCTACCATGCATAATGTTGACCCTGAAGTTATTATTCAAGAGCTGAATGAGATTATTGGCAAGAAAAATGAGTAA
- a CDS encoding NifU family protein, which translates to MKDKVEEALQNIRPALQADGGDIELVDVVDGVVKVRLRGACGTCPSSMMTLKYGVEERLKEEIPEVVSVELAE; encoded by the coding sequence ATGAAAGACAAGGTAGAAGAGGCATTACAGAATATTCGACCTGCGCTGCAGGCAGATGGTGGTGATATTGAGCTTGTTGATGTAGTGGATGGTGTTGTGAAGGTGCGTTTAAGGGGCGCTTGTGGAACCTGTCCCAGTTCTATGATGACATTGAAATACGGGGTAGAAGAACGACTCAAGGAAGAAATTCCTGAGGTTGTGTCTGTTGAACTTGCAGAATAA
- a CDS encoding ThiF family adenylyltransferase: protein MSKRYARQELFSGIGEQGQKELREKSVVIIGCGALGCHSANLLVRSGIKSLTIVDRDFIEESNLQRQTLFDEDDIKNTLPKAIAAQKKLQRVDSSVRIESAVEDLNPANIETHLKNANIVVDGTDNFETRFLINDYCVKNGIPWIYGACIGSVGLTMNIIPTKTPCFQCLLETIPPFGTVETCDTAGIIAPAASIIASIQAAEALKILTGNFQSVSPGLLKIDIWHNEIRMLHTQTIVEKSDCKTCRHHQYEYLLKNAYSTTSKLCGRTAVQINGTGGPRIDFAILAKRLEKVGAVSFNSFLLRMKIDTYEITVFTDGRSIISGTQDVSIAKGLYAKYIGM, encoded by the coding sequence ATGTCGAAAAGATATGCTCGGCAGGAGTTGTTCTCCGGTATTGGTGAGCAGGGTCAAAAAGAGCTGAGGGAAAAATCTGTAGTAATTATCGGTTGTGGTGCATTGGGCTGCCATTCAGCTAATCTCCTTGTTCGCAGCGGAATAAAAAGCCTTACAATAGTAGATCGTGATTTCATTGAAGAAAGCAATCTTCAACGTCAGACGTTATTTGACGAAGACGATATCAAAAATACCCTTCCGAAAGCCATTGCTGCGCAAAAGAAACTTCAAAGAGTTGATTCCAGCGTCAGAATCGAATCAGCTGTCGAAGACCTGAACCCTGCAAACATAGAAACTCACCTGAAGAATGCAAATATCGTAGTGGATGGAACGGATAACTTTGAAACACGATTTCTGATTAATGATTATTGCGTAAAGAATGGCATCCCCTGGATTTACGGAGCGTGTATCGGAAGTGTTGGTTTAACCATGAATATTATTCCGACAAAAACGCCGTGTTTTCAATGCTTACTTGAAACTATCCCTCCTTTTGGCACTGTTGAGACCTGCGATACTGCCGGTATTATTGCCCCTGCCGCTAGTATTATCGCATCTATTCAGGCTGCTGAAGCGCTGAAGATATTAACTGGCAATTTTCAAAGTGTAAGCCCCGGTTTATTAAAGATAGATATTTGGCATAACGAAATACGAATGTTGCATACACAAACAATTGTAGAAAAATCGGATTGTAAAACCTGCAGACACCATCAATATGAATATTTATTAAAAAACGCGTATTCGACAACGTCAAAATTATGCGGCAGAACGGCAGTGCAAATTAATGGTACCGGAGGACCACGCATTGACTTTGCCATACTTGCAAAACGTTTGGAAAAAGTTGGGGCGGTATCTTTCAATAGCTTTTTGCTGCGCATGAAAATTGATACCTATGAAATAACGGTATTTACTGACGGAAGGTCTATTATTTCCGGTACGCAAGACGTATCCATAGCAAAGGGTCTTTACGCGAAATATATCGGCATGTAA
- a CDS encoding aminotransferase class V-fold PLP-dependent enzyme — protein sequence MIYLDNAATTFPKPDIVYREMDIFYRSAGANPGRAGYTIAISAEKKIEETRSIIAQFFGVKDPNRLILTFNATDAINMGIKGLLKPGDHVITTHLEHNAVARVLSGLEKRRGVLVSRVDNSSDGFIDPHDIKQMVTSKTRLIVMSHATNVLGTIQDIEEAGRIARENELFFMVDAAQSAGVCDIDVTRFFIDMLAFTGHKGLFGPTGTGGLYVGERINLDPWREGGTGAISDETSQPELLPYKLESGTPNVSGIAGLQAGVEYVLAKTRKEISTHEKRLADKLVHVLVHDERFIVYGSKNRANTVSIVSINLKGYKPTEVCAILDQSFSVAVRPGLHCAPGTHKKMGTFPEGTLRISPGFFNTEEDIDCLISALNKIANETI from the coding sequence ATGATTTATCTGGATAATGCGGCGACAACATTTCCAAAGCCGGATATCGTTTACAGGGAAATGGATATATTTTATCGTTCTGCAGGAGCAAATCCAGGACGTGCCGGATATACAATAGCGATAAGCGCAGAAAAAAAAATAGAAGAGACACGGTCAATTATAGCACAGTTTTTTGGTGTTAAAGATCCGAATCGGTTAATTCTGACATTTAATGCGACAGATGCGATTAATATGGGAATAAAAGGTTTGCTGAAACCAGGAGACCATGTTATTACGACACATCTGGAACATAATGCTGTTGCGCGTGTGCTGAGCGGGCTTGAAAAGAGAAGGGGTGTTCTTGTCTCAAGGGTTGATAACTCTTCGGATGGATTTATTGATCCGCATGATATCAAACAGATGGTTACCTCAAAAACACGTTTGATTGTTATGTCACACGCAACAAACGTTCTCGGGACAATTCAGGATATTGAAGAGGCAGGCAGGATTGCAAGAGAAAATGAACTTTTTTTTATGGTTGATGCCGCTCAATCAGCGGGGGTGTGTGATATTGATGTTACCAGGTTTTTCATTGATATGCTGGCGTTTACAGGACATAAAGGATTATTTGGCCCAACCGGAACAGGGGGCTTATATGTCGGGGAACGTATAAACCTTGATCCGTGGAGGGAAGGCGGGACCGGAGCTATCAGCGATGAAACATCTCAGCCGGAACTATTGCCCTATAAACTAGAAAGTGGCACTCCGAATGTATCTGGCATAGCGGGTCTTCAGGCGGGGGTTGAATATGTTTTGGCAAAAACTCGAAAAGAAATCAGCACACACGAGAAAAGATTGGCGGACAAACTTGTTCATGTGTTAGTACATGATGAGCGATTTATCGTCTATGGTTCAAAAAACAGGGCAAACACGGTAAGTATTGTTTCGATAAATTTAAAAGGTTACAAACCGACAGAGGTTTGTGCAATACTTGATCAATCTTTTTCTGTCGCGGTTCGTCCTGGCCTTCACTGTGCACCGGGCACTCATAAGAAAATGGGAACATTTCCTGAAGGCACGCTACGAATAAGTCCCGGATTCTTTAACACAGAGGAAGATATCGATTGCCTCATATCTGCTCTGAATAAAATTGCAAACGAGACAATATAA
- a CDS encoding bifunctional sulfate adenylyltransferase/adenylylsulfate kinase, protein MTTLITPYGGTLKEKLLSVEEAEDLKKRARDYISWDLSARQLCDIEMLMNGAFSPLEGFMSKADYESVVSDMRLENAIVWPIPVTLDVTEEFASKLSEGHSIALRDPEGVLIAVLKVSDIWTPDKKKEALLVYGTDDLLHPAVNYLFNTAHPVYVGGEIFGVEMPSHYDYGQLRHTPNELRERFKRQGWHKIVAFQTRNPMHRAHQELTFRAAQMSEANLLIHPVVGMTKPGDIDHYSRVRCYEKLLRHYPEQTTALSLLPLAMRMGGPREAIWHAIIRRNYGCTHLIVGRDHAGPGNDRKGNPFYGPYDAQELVTKYKDEIGVEMVPFQMMVYVEDKAGYMPVDEVEKGQKTLDISGTEFRRRLQEGLEIPEWFSFPDVVEELRKTHPPKPRQGITIFFTGLSGSGKSTIANALMVKLLEVGGRSVTLLDGDLVRKHLSSELGFSKEHRDLNIQRIGFVASEITKAGGIAICAPIAPYAETRKKVREMVSAAGTFLEVYVSTPVEVCEQRDRKGLYAKARAGIIKEFTGISDPYEVPENPELVIDTQLCSPDEAAQQTILKLEQLGFIK, encoded by the coding sequence ATGACAACACTTATAACGCCCTATGGAGGAACACTCAAAGAAAAACTTCTTTCAGTAGAGGAAGCAGAAGATTTAAAGAAAAGGGCCAGGGATTATATTTCCTGGGATCTTTCAGCACGTCAATTGTGCGATATTGAAATGCTGATGAACGGCGCATTTTCTCCGCTTGAGGGATTTATGTCCAAGGCAGACTATGAGTCGGTTGTAAGCGACATGCGCCTTGAGAATGCTATAGTCTGGCCTATACCTGTTACCCTTGATGTAACCGAAGAGTTTGCATCGAAACTTTCCGAGGGACATTCCATAGCACTCAGAGACCCTGAAGGGGTATTGATCGCTGTCCTCAAGGTTTCCGATATATGGACTCCTGATAAGAAGAAAGAGGCGTTATTAGTATATGGCACCGATGATCTTTTACATCCAGCCGTGAATTATCTGTTTAATACTGCGCATCCCGTGTATGTGGGAGGCGAGATTTTTGGCGTGGAGATGCCGTCTCATTATGATTACGGGCAGTTACGCCATACTCCGAATGAATTAAGGGAGCGATTTAAAAGGCAGGGATGGCATAAAATTGTCGCGTTCCAAACAAGAAATCCCATGCACCGAGCACATCAGGAACTTACCTTTCGTGCTGCGCAGATGTCTGAAGCAAATCTGCTCATCCATCCTGTCGTTGGTATGACAAAACCGGGTGATATAGATCACTATTCACGGGTCCGTTGTTATGAGAAACTTTTGAGGCATTATCCGGAACAGACAACTGCATTAAGCTTACTGCCATTGGCTATGCGCATGGGTGGTCCGCGAGAAGCGATATGGCATGCTATTATTAGAAGAAATTATGGATGTACCCATTTAATTGTTGGCAGGGACCACGCAGGTCCGGGCAATGACCGTAAAGGCAATCCCTTTTACGGCCCTTATGACGCACAAGAACTCGTAACCAAATATAAAGATGAGATAGGGGTTGAAATGGTGCCATTTCAAATGATGGTGTATGTAGAGGATAAGGCGGGTTATATGCCCGTTGATGAAGTTGAAAAAGGGCAGAAAACCCTTGATATTTCTGGCACTGAGTTTCGTCGCCGCCTCCAGGAAGGCCTGGAAATACCAGAATGGTTTTCGTTTCCCGATGTGGTCGAAGAATTAAGAAAGACACATCCCCCAAAGCCCAGGCAGGGTATAACCATATTTTTTACCGGGCTCTCCGGCTCCGGAAAGTCAACCATAGCAAACGCTTTAATGGTTAAACTTCTTGAAGTAGGCGGCAGATCAGTTACCCTGTTAGATGGTGATCTCGTGAGAAAACACCTTTCCAGTGAATTGGGATTTTCAAAGGAGCACCGAGATCTTAACATACAGAGAATCGGTTTTGTTGCCAGCGAAATAACCAAGGCAGGAGGAATCGCGATTTGTGCGCCAATAGCCCCATACGCTGAAACCAGGAAGAAGGTTCGGGAAATGGTTTCTGCCGCTGGCACGTTTTTGGAGGTATACGTATCTACCCCTGTTGAGGTATGTGAACAGAGAGACAGAAAGGGGCTGTATGCAAAGGCAAGGGCTGGAATTATTAAGGAATTTACTGGCATCAGTGATCCTTATGAGGTTCCAGAGAATCCGGAGCTTGTGATCGATACACAACTGTGTTCTCCTGATGAAGCCGCACAGCAGACAATTCTGAAGCTTGAACAATTAGGATTCATAAAATAG
- a CDS encoding radical SAM protein: protein MIICEIFKSIQGETSYAGLPCTFIRVTGCNLRCRCCDTAYAYEDGTELSMSAILDATAEYNTKLVCISGGEPLSNKETPLLVQNLLHNNYTVLVETNGSYDISILPQGTIRIMDIKCPDSLMHHAMHWQNIHYLRKTDEVKFVLFSRQDYDWAKEIIREHRLSSIATVLIGTAYGVLPSKSVVQWILEDNLEVRFQLQLHKYIWDPCARGV, encoded by the coding sequence ATGATTATTTGTGAAATATTTAAGAGTATTCAGGGCGAGACATCGTATGCGGGATTGCCATGCACATTCATACGGGTTACCGGTTGTAATTTGCGATGTCGTTGTTGTGATACCGCGTATGCTTATGAAGACGGAACGGAATTGTCCATGTCTGCAATACTGGATGCGACTGCGGAGTATAATACGAAATTGGTTTGTATATCTGGCGGAGAGCCTCTATCAAACAAAGAAACTCCCCTGCTGGTTCAAAATCTCTTACACAATAATTATACCGTATTGGTAGAAACAAATGGCAGTTACGATATCAGTATATTACCTCAGGGAACCATAAGAATTATGGACATAAAGTGTCCTGACAGCCTGATGCACCATGCGATGCACTGGCAGAATATTCATTATTTACGGAAGACAGACGAGGTTAAATTTGTGCTCTTTTCACGACAGGACTATGATTGGGCAAAGGAAATCATAAGGGAACACCGTTTGTCCTCAATTGCAACGGTATTAATAGGAACTGCATATGGCGTGCTTCCTTCAAAATCAGTCGTTCAATGGATTTTAGAGGATAATCTGGAAGTTCGTTTTCAGCTTCAGCTCCATAAATATATCTGGGATCCCTGTGCACGGGGTGTTTAA
- the queC gene encoding 7-cyano-7-deazaguanine synthase QueC, which produces MKDLAIVLLSGGMDSCVVAGLANTHYLLALLHVNYGQRTESKELESFAGIASHYAVPEERMLISNIDFLRKIGGSSLTDHTIEVQNAPLCKEEIPASYVPFRNTLFLTIAVSWGEVIGAKKIFIGAVDQDSPGYPDCKPAYYEIFNRLIRSGTKTTTAIEIETPLIHMSKTEIVKTGISIGAPLQLSWSCYKNTMKACGLCHSCSLRLKAFQEAGMKDPIAYVE; this is translated from the coding sequence ATGAAAGATCTGGCTATTGTGCTTCTCAGCGGAGGTATGGATAGCTGTGTCGTTGCGGGCCTTGCGAACACGCACTATCTTTTAGCGTTGCTCCATGTAAATTACGGACAGCGAACGGAATCGAAAGAATTGGAGTCCTTTGCCGGCATAGCGTCACACTATGCCGTCCCTGAGGAAAGAATGCTTATTTCTAATATTGATTTTTTAAGAAAAATCGGCGGATCAAGTTTGACAGACCATACTATTGAGGTCCAAAATGCCCCGCTGTGCAAGGAAGAAATTCCTGCATCCTATGTTCCTTTTCGCAATACCCTTTTTTTAACCATTGCCGTTTCCTGGGGCGAGGTCATCGGGGCAAAAAAAATTTTTATCGGCGCGGTCGATCAGGACAGCCCAGGATATCCCGATTGCAAACCAGCATATTACGAAATATTTAACCGCCTGATAAGATCAGGAACAAAAACAACAACCGCCATTGAAATAGAAACACCCCTTATTCACATGAGTAAAACGGAAATAGTCAAAACCGGTATCTCAATAGGAGCTCCGCTTCAACTCAGCTGGTCTTGTTACAAAAATACGATGAAAGCCTGCGGTCTGTGCCACAGTTGTTCCCTGCGGCTAAAAGCCTTCCAGGAGGCTGGCATGAAAGATCCGATTGCCTATGTCGAATGA
- the pgl gene encoding 6-phosphogluconolactonase has protein sequence MKLHVYPVSELTHAVATCVSQLSNQAIETRNNFSVAISGGSLPKLLFPPLTVSPLSETVDWNNWHVFWADERCVPKHDPESNYLLARTYLFDHVKIPQTHIYSPDTALNPEDMAHTYQNTLQSYFHASSGIFPIFDLIMLGMGEDGHTASLFPNHALLHEKNRWIAPIYDSPKPPPGRITMTLPVINNARHVLFLITGVGKAHTLRKIFSGNTNPYAVPAKMIQLSDGELHWFLDEAAASELEK, from the coding sequence ATGAAATTACATGTATATCCCGTATCAGAATTGACTCACGCAGTGGCGACTTGTGTCTCTCAACTCTCAAACCAGGCAATTGAAACCCGCAATAATTTTTCTGTTGCCATATCCGGAGGTTCATTGCCAAAATTGCTTTTTCCTCCTTTAACCGTAAGCCCATTATCAGAAACCGTTGACTGGAATAATTGGCATGTTTTTTGGGCAGATGAGCGGTGCGTGCCAAAACATGACCCCGAAAGCAACTATTTGCTTGCCCGTACATATCTTTTCGACCATGTAAAAATTCCTCAGACACACATCTATTCTCCTGACACTGCCCTTAATCCGGAGGATATGGCACATACCTACCAAAATACACTACAATCATATTTCCACGCATCGTCAGGTATTTTTCCGATATTTGACCTGATTATGCTCGGTATGGGCGAGGATGGACACACCGCTTCACTTTTTCCGAACCACGCCCTTTTGCATGAAAAAAACCGATGGATAGCACCCATATATGATTCCCCCAAACCTCCACCAGGGCGTATTACCATGACCTTGCCGGTTATCAACAATGCCCGTCATGTTCTGTTTTTAATAACCGGTGTAGGCAAAGCACACACATTGCGAAAGATATTTTCTGGTAATACAAATCCTTATGCCGTACCGGCAAAAATGATACAACTATCGGATGGGGAATTGCATTGGTTTCTTGATGAAGCGGCAGCCTCCGAACTAGAAAAATGA
- the zwf gene encoding glucose-6-phosphate dehydrogenase, translated as MSRSYKGNSSHFIIAKDSLRKKTDSCVVVIFGASGDLTLRKLIPSLSRLVFDGLAPEEFSIVGVARSELDNEGFRKKMKEGVDAYARSSSDRCDLWPVFSKKLYYHQVIYDNPDDYSSLCKLLIEIDSSGNYLFYLSTPPLLYPIIVNHLGKAGLASQPADRWRRIIIEKPFGNNLNSAKELNNAVHEVFNESQVYRIDHYLGKETVQNLLVFRFANAIFEPLWNRNYIDHVQITVAEEVGLGSRAGYYDTAGIMRDMFQNHLLQLLTLTAMEPPAEFNATALRDEKVKVLKSIRPILPEEVFKSTVRAQYRTYRDEKGVAHGTETPTFAALKLFIDNWRWRNVPFYLRSGKALAGKITEITIQFRHVPHMMFPLPQNELLPPNVLVLCLQPNEGMHLSFETKLPGAGMRTRSVDMTYLYEQDFGKNILPDAYERLILDALHGDASLFTRSDEIELAWKIIDPILEGWSRKQAPILSFYESGTWGPGKADEFIQADNRQWHVYGLENKHVFE; from the coding sequence ATGAGCAGAAGTTACAAGGGGAATTCTTCACACTTCATTATCGCAAAAGATTCCTTGAGAAAGAAAACCGACTCGTGTGTTGTTGTTATATTTGGCGCATCCGGAGATTTAACGCTGCGAAAATTGATACCGTCGCTTTCCCGCCTTGTATTTGACGGATTAGCGCCGGAAGAGTTTTCTATTGTCGGAGTGGCCCGCAGTGAATTGGATAATGAAGGCTTTCGAAAAAAGATGAAAGAAGGTGTTGATGCGTATGCGCGTTCCTCCAGTGACAGATGTGATCTGTGGCCTGTTTTCTCCAAAAAACTGTATTATCACCAAGTCATTTATGATAATCCGGACGATTATTCTTCCCTGTGCAAACTCCTCATCGAAATAGATTCATCCGGTAATTACCTTTTCTACCTTTCCACACCTCCTCTTCTGTATCCGATAATTGTAAACCATTTAGGCAAGGCTGGATTAGCGAGTCAACCGGCAGACAGATGGCGGCGGATCATTATTGAAAAACCCTTTGGAAACAACCTGAATTCAGCAAAAGAACTAAATAACGCTGTTCACGAAGTATTTAATGAAAGCCAGGTGTATCGCATAGATCATTATTTGGGAAAAGAAACCGTTCAAAATTTACTCGTATTTCGCTTTGCAAACGCAATTTTTGAGCCACTATGGAATCGTAATTACATTGATCATGTGCAAATCACCGTAGCAGAGGAGGTGGGCTTGGGTAGTAGAGCGGGTTATTATGATACTGCCGGTATCATGCGCGATATGTTTCAGAATCATTTGCTCCAATTACTTACCCTGACAGCCATGGAGCCTCCTGCCGAGTTTAATGCCACCGCATTACGTGATGAAAAAGTTAAGGTGTTAAAATCTATTAGACCTATTCTCCCGGAAGAAGTTTTCAAGTCTACCGTTCGCGCGCAATACCGCACCTATCGCGATGAAAAAGGTGTAGCGCACGGGACTGAAACACCTACTTTTGCGGCGCTAAAGCTGTTCATTGACAATTGGCGTTGGCGCAATGTGCCCTTCTACCTCCGTTCCGGAAAGGCCCTGGCGGGTAAAATAACGGAGATAACGATCCAATTTCGCCATGTGCCTCACATGATGTTCCCCCTCCCGCAAAACGAACTTTTACCACCAAATGTGCTCGTTCTCTGCCTTCAGCCGAATGAGGGAATGCATTTAAGCTTTGAAACAAAATTACCCGGGGCCGGAATGCGCACCAGATCCGTAGACATGACCTATCTCTATGAACAGGATTTCGGGAAAAATATTTTGCCTGATGCCTACGAAAGGCTTATTCTTGATGCCCTCCACGGGGACGCATCGCTCTTCACCCGAAGCGATGAAATTGAATTGGCATGGAAAATTATTGATCCTATTTTAGAGGGATGGAGCAGAAAGCAGGCGCCAATTCTTTCCTTTTATGAATCGGGCACCTGGGGTCCGGGCAAGGCAGACGAATTTATCCAGGCAGACAACAGGCAATGGCATGTGTATGGTTTAGAAAATAAGCACGTCTTTGAATAG